A portion of the Chthonomonadales bacterium genome contains these proteins:
- a CDS encoding YjbQ family protein, whose translation MTHQEQLTAPTRGHGDMRDVTVDVAAVVERAAVRTGIAHVFVVGSTAALGTVEFEPGLRRDVPEALDRLLPPGRGYHHEQAWHDGNGHSHLQATLLGPSLTVPVRDGAMALGAWQQVFLLECDVRPRSREIVVTVLGD comes from the coding sequence GTGACGCATCAGGAGCAGCTTACCGCGCCGACGCGCGGGCACGGCGACATGCGCGACGTGACGGTGGACGTGGCCGCGGTGGTAGAGCGCGCGGCCGTGCGCACGGGGATCGCCCACGTGTTCGTCGTGGGCAGCACCGCCGCCCTGGGTACGGTCGAGTTCGAGCCTGGGCTGCGGCGCGATGTGCCCGAGGCGCTAGATCGGCTACTGCCGCCGGGCCGCGGCTACCACCATGAGCAGGCCTGGCACGACGGGAACGGCCACTCGCACCTGCAGGCGACGCTCCTGGGCCCATCGCTCACCGTGCCCGTGCGCGATGGCGCGATGGCCCTCGGCGCCTGGCAGCAGGTGTTCCTCCTGGAGTGCGACGTCCGGCCCCGCAGCCGCGAGATCGTGGTCACGGTGCTGGGCGACTGA
- the nikR gene encoding nickel-responsive transcriptional regulator NikR produces MSSIVRFSVSIPGDLAEAFDRRIADQGYANRSEAVRDLMRDAIVDAEWEDADTRVVGVATLVFGHGRPGLARMLTRLQHEHHASVLCSTHIHLDAHNCMEVVVLRGSAARVQAIASALISARGVKHGKLVCTSAGGSLP; encoded by the coding sequence ATGAGCAGCATCGTGCGGTTCAGCGTCTCCATTCCGGGCGACCTGGCCGAGGCATTCGACCGGCGGATCGCCGACCAGGGCTACGCCAACCGCTCGGAGGCGGTGCGGGATCTGATGCGGGATGCCATCGTCGACGCGGAGTGGGAAGACGCCGACACCCGGGTGGTGGGGGTCGCCACCCTCGTGTTCGGCCATGGACGGCCCGGCCTGGCCCGGATGCTGACGCGGCTCCAGCATGAGCACCACGCATCCGTCCTCTGCTCCACGCATATCCATCTCGACGCGCACAACTGCATGGAGGTGGTGGTGCTGCGCGGCTCGGCGGCCAGGGTCCAGGCGATCGCGTCCGCGCTTATCTCGGCCAGAGGCGTCAAGCACGGGAAGCTGGTCTGCACCAGCGCGGGCGGCAGCCTGCCGTAG
- a CDS encoding prepilin-type N-terminal cleavage/methylation domain-containing protein — MRRNITRATDPIARKRTKEAAKMLRHRRGFTLVELLVVIAIIAILAAMLFPVLAQARESARKTACLSNQRQLGLAARMYMEDNEGALFRHHEGWVLDDGTQVADLPATASQCAGGGQGNSNAEKPWMIFFQPYMKGRHIGFCPSDPTPRSRWLATDIMAYNGGISEIGTECDAAPDGEQCLAQRGHRTMWSYLLNSVFTHKSCRYAMEGVLPGFATDPVVAGLPEPNLIMFSERNSAALDAPDNAEYGYVPQDDYDTWAGEAALVRWGSGPYADHGWVRYDRHQQGANYVYADGHTKFMRWARARLDQYPDHVVRKPLADPPS; from the coding sequence ATGCGCCGCAACATCACACGGGCGACAGATCCGATCGCCCGCAAGCGCACCAAGGAGGCCGCCAAGATGCTCCGTCACCGCCGTGGCTTTACGTTAGTCGAGCTTCTCGTCGTGATTGCCATCATCGCGATCCTCGCCGCGATGCTCTTCCCGGTCCTGGCGCAGGCCCGCGAGTCCGCGCGCAAGACCGCCTGTCTCTCGAACCAGAGGCAGCTTGGCCTGGCGGCCCGCATGTACATGGAGGACAACGAAGGCGCACTCTTCCGCCACCACGAAGGCTGGGTGCTCGACGACGGCACGCAGGTGGCGGATCTGCCCGCGACGGCCAGCCAGTGCGCGGGCGGCGGCCAGGGCAACAGCAACGCGGAGAAGCCGTGGATGATCTTCTTCCAGCCCTACATGAAGGGCCGCCACATCGGCTTCTGTCCGTCCGATCCCACCCCGAGATCGCGGTGGCTCGCCACCGACATTATGGCCTACAACGGCGGCATCAGCGAGATCGGGACCGAGTGCGACGCCGCGCCCGACGGGGAGCAGTGCCTGGCGCAGCGAGGTCACCGCACCATGTGGAGCTATCTGCTCAACTCCGTCTTCACGCACAAGTCCTGTCGCTACGCGATGGAGGGCGTGCTGCCCGGCTTCGCCACGGACCCGGTGGTCGCGGGACTGCCTGAGCCAAACCTCATCATGTTCTCGGAGCGCAACTCGGCGGCGCTCGACGCGCCCGACAACGCCGAGTACGGCTACGTGCCGCAGGACGACTACGACACCTGGGCGGGTGAGGCGGCGCTCGTGCGATGGGGCAGCGGTCCGTACGCCGATCACGGGTGGGTTCGGTACGATCGCCACCAACAGGGGGCCAACTACGTCTACGCGGACGGCCACACGAAGTTCATGCGTTGGGCCCGCGCCCGCCTCGATCAGTACCCGGACCACGTGGTCCGCAAGCCGCTTGCCGATCCGCCTTCCTAG
- a CDS encoding dienelactone hydrolase family protein, with protein sequence MEETVTPLLVVLLTLAALGPAAAAVRTMPLEYGDGGNTFDGYLAYDDSTDVRRPGVLVVHEWWGLTEHPKRSARRLAEQGYIALAVDMYGKGRVTDSAQQAGQWAGEVRGNPAALLSRFAAAMEALKARPLTDPARIGAIGYCFGGTVVLEVARQGAALAGVVSFHGGLASSVPEEKRNLRARVLVCHGADDPAVAWEQVTAFREEMQRAKADWQLDVYGGAVHAFTNPDANSPTARYNERAARRSWEAMTRFLRECLGPAPNG encoded by the coding sequence ATGGAGGAGACCGTGACACCACTGCTCGTCGTACTGCTCACACTGGCCGCCCTCGGCCCCGCCGCCGCGGCCGTTCGCACGATGCCCCTCGAGTATGGCGATGGCGGCAACACCTTCGATGGCTACCTTGCCTATGACGACTCGACCGACGTCCGCCGGCCCGGCGTGCTGGTCGTGCACGAGTGGTGGGGCCTGACAGAGCACCCGAAGCGCTCCGCGCGACGGCTGGCCGAACAGGGCTACATCGCCCTCGCCGTAGACATGTACGGCAAGGGCCGCGTTACCGACAGCGCGCAGCAGGCCGGGCAGTGGGCGGGCGAGGTGCGCGGCAACCCCGCCGCATTGCTCTCGCGCTTCGCGGCCGCCATGGAGGCACTGAAGGCCCGGCCGCTCACCGACCCTGCGCGCATCGGCGCGATCGGCTACTGTTTCGGCGGAACCGTCGTGCTGGAGGTCGCGCGGCAGGGGGCCGCCCTTGCAGGCGTCGTCAGCTTCCACGGCGGCCTGGCCAGCAGCGTGCCGGAGGAGAAGCGCAACCTCAGGGCGCGCGTCCTCGTGTGCCACGGCGCCGACGACCCGGCCGTCGCCTGGGAGCAGGTGACCGCCTTCCGTGAGGAGATGCAGCGCGCGAAGGCCGACTGGCAACTCGACGTCTACGGCGGTGCCGTCCATGCGTTCACGAACCCGGACGCCAACTCGCCCACGGCTCGCTACAACGAGCGCGCCGCCCGCCGCTCCTGGGAGGCGATGACCCGTTTCCTCCGGGAGTGCCTCGGGCCGGCCCCGAACGGCTAG
- a CDS encoding RNA polymerase sigma factor: MPTMREGVYPLVLGRPVNADPPASASSPDGDVIARFLAGERAAFDELFERYRDYVYNIVYGIVGRADEARDVTQEVFLQVYRSLGSFRRGSRFATWLYRIAVNRALDATRSEKRRRWQSIDECGKALPDAAPTPEQAAARGAERDEVQRILMSMPPKQREVIVLRYYQELDIEEIAAILGCSTTAAKVRLHRARMHFKERYLVEHGDASDDSQPVP; the protein is encoded by the coding sequence ATGCCGACGATGCGTGAGGGCGTCTATCCGTTGGTCCTTGGGAGGCCCGTGAACGCCGACCCGCCAGCCTCCGCGTCCAGCCCGGACGGGGACGTGATCGCGCGCTTCCTGGCCGGCGAACGGGCCGCGTTCGACGAGCTGTTCGAGCGCTATAGGGACTACGTCTACAACATCGTCTACGGAATCGTGGGCCGCGCGGATGAGGCACGCGACGTGACCCAGGAGGTGTTCCTCCAGGTCTACCGGTCGCTGGGCAGCTTCCGGCGCGGCTCGCGATTCGCCACATGGCTCTACCGCATCGCGGTGAACCGGGCGCTCGATGCGACGCGCAGCGAGAAGCGTCGGCGCTGGCAGTCGATCGACGAGTGCGGCAAGGCGCTCCCGGACGCCGCGCCCACTCCAGAGCAGGCGGCGGCCCGCGGCGCCGAGCGCGACGAGGTCCAGCGCATCCTGATGAGCATGCCGCCGAAGCAGCGCGAAGTGATCGTGCTGCGCTACTATCAAGAACTCGACATCGAGGAGATCGCCGCCATTCTGGGCTGCTCGACGACGGCGGCAAAGGTGCGCCTGCACCGCGCCCGGATGCATTTCAAGGAACGGTACCTCGTCGAGCATGGAGACGCCAGCGATGACTCGCAGCCCGTGCCGTAA
- a CDS encoding zf-HC2 domain-containing protein: MTRSPCRNARALLPAYVAGELTEREQRLVRSHLDRCGACGAEEGAMRGALSLLAARAPRAAPPDLWAGLQARIDLEAPRRPGPTGAPRWALGAACALLVALTAWATISVGRVGPTSAAVGPARQPLVALVVEPVSPSSRLQAADANAPAQAREAGPSAALPAQAEPRSRSGPAPPAPERAEAEPSPARRARRAPRRQRLTAAPPPAPSSFLDVRDASGRSARDVMRLAEARRIDRAARADARELTRPEAVTVPAPMAEARGRRPVVFVEVPEERVRVGDRVMRVRGESGWDARGQLAVIRVRAEARAVPDGAQASPAHRDE; encoded by the coding sequence ATGACTCGCAGCCCGTGCCGTAACGCCCGAGCGCTCCTTCCGGCCTACGTGGCAGGGGAGCTGACGGAGCGCGAGCAGCGCCTCGTGCGCTCCCACCTCGATCGCTGCGGCGCGTGTGGGGCCGAGGAGGGCGCCATGCGGGGCGCGCTCTCGCTGCTCGCCGCGCGGGCGCCCCGGGCGGCGCCTCCGGACCTGTGGGCTGGCCTCCAGGCCCGGATCGACCTCGAGGCGCCGCGCCGACCAGGACCGACCGGAGCGCCGCGATGGGCCCTTGGCGCCGCCTGCGCGCTTCTGGTTGCGCTGACGGCCTGGGCGACGATCTCCGTCGGCCGCGTCGGTCCGACCTCGGCCGCCGTCGGCCCGGCACGACAGCCGCTCGTCGCCCTTGTGGTCGAGCCCGTGAGCCCGTCGAGCCGGCTGCAAGCAGCGGACGCGAACGCTCCGGCCCAGGCCCGCGAGGCCGGGCCGTCTGCCGCGTTGCCCGCGCAGGCGGAGCCGCGGAGCCGCTCCGGGCCCGCCCCTCCCGCCCCGGAGCGCGCGGAGGCCGAACCATCGCCGGCGCGGCGCGCGCGCCGCGCCCCGCGCCGCCAGCGGCTGACCGCCGCGCCGCCGCCGGCGCCCTCGAGCTTCCTTGACGTGCGCGACGCCTCCGGCCGCTCGGCGCGCGACGTGATGCGGCTGGCGGAGGCGCGACGGATCGACCGTGCGGCTCGCGCCGATGCGCGCGAGTTGACGCGGCCGGAGGCGGTGACGGTGCCCGCGCCGATGGCGGAGGCGCGAGGGCGCCGCCCAGTGGTGTTCGTGGAGGTTCCGGAGGAGCGGGTGCGCGTGGGCGATCGGGTGATGCGCGTGCGGGGCGAGTCTGGTTGGGACGCGCGCGGCCAGCTCGCGGTGATCCGCGTTCGAGCGGAGGCGAGGGCCGTGCCAGACGGGGCGCAGGCGAGCCCGGCGCACCGGGACGAGTAA